In one Magallana gigas chromosome 9, xbMagGiga1.1, whole genome shotgun sequence genomic region, the following are encoded:
- the LOC117691949 gene encoding uncharacterized protein → MAEEIEKGDEILDSFLARKEVRELSDDTDEMETIPTEDEIEKCKSALKGKEQELNAVQKKLAEMEKELETLRSTSCTCATSQPG, encoded by the exons ATGGCAGAAGAAATTGAAAAAGGAGATGAAATTCTTGACAGCTTCCTTGCAAGGAAAGAAGTCCGGGAGCTATCTGACGACACAGATGAG ATGGAGACTATACCCACGGAAGATGAAATTGAGAAATGTAAATCTGCCCTCAAAGGAAAGGAGCAAGAGCTTAATGCTGTACAGAAAAAACTTGCAGAAATGGAGAAAGAGTTAGAAACTTTGAGGTCAACTTCATGTACCTGTGCAACAAGCCAACCTG GATAA